One genomic segment of Coffea arabica cultivar ET-39 chromosome 6e, Coffea Arabica ET-39 HiFi, whole genome shotgun sequence includes these proteins:
- the LOC140009941 gene encoding uncharacterized protein has product MILFHLLLVGDGEQHISFTVHHNFYAAPFTASFVHPLCTVEERQGLWSGLLQDKPLVGPWLLCGDFNVVVDAGEKKGGQPFRLSEAVDFLVFMSSAELFDAGFSGSSFTWCNNRFGRAQIWKHLDRLLINNSCYDAGFGVSVTHLARDPSDHSPLLLSFTTRLDDKPRPFRFLNAWATHPGFLEVVRKSWQQECVGAPIQVLCSKLKRLKADIKVWNVQCFGNIFNNVKRAENEVVLAEKQVEDDISVSAQESLRRAQAKFRQSLIVEESFWKQKARPADNAKFEEIPTMEDVRWVVSDMDGDSACDGPTSP; this is encoded by the exons ATGATCCTTTTTCATCTTTTGTTGGTGGGCGACGGAGAACAACATATTTCTTTTACAGTTCATCATAATTTCTACGCAGCCCCTTTTACTGCTTCTTTTGTTCATCCATTGTGCACGGTAGAGGAGAGACAAGGCTTATGGAGTGGGTTGTTGCAAGATAAGCCTCTTGTAGGGCCATGGTTACTCTGTGGAGATTTCAATGTTGTGGTAGATgcgggggaaaaaaaaggtgggcAGCCCTTTCGTTTGTCTGAAGCAGTTGATTTTTTGGTTTTTATGTCTTCTGCTGAATTATTTGATGCTGGCTTTTCTGGATCTTCCTTCACCTGGTGTAATAATCGATTTGGAAGGGCGCAAATTTGGAAACATTTGGATCGCCTGTTGATTAATAATTCCTGTTATGATGCGGGTTTTGGGGTTTCTGTTACTCATCTTGCTAGGGATCCTTCTGATCATTCACCTCTTTTGCTTTCGTTTACTACCCGTTTGGATGATAAACCTCGCCCTTTTCGTTTCCTTAATGCTTGGGCTACTCATCCTGGCTTTTTGGAAGTTGTTAGAAAGTCTTGGCAGCAAGAGTGTGTTGGTGCTCCTATTCAAGTGCTTTGCTCCAAACTTAAAAGATTAAAGGCAGATATTAAAGTTTGGAATGTACAATGTTTTGGTAATATTTTTAATAATGTAAAAAGGGCTGAGAATGAGGTGGTTTTAGCTGAGAAACAAGTAGAGGACGATATCTCAGTTAGTGCTCAGGAATCTTTACGAAGAGCCCAGGCGAAGTTTCGTCAGAGTTTGATAGTGGAAGAAAGCTTTTGGAAGCAAAAAGCAAGG CCAGCTGATAATGCTAAGTTCGAGGAAATTCCTACAATGGAAGATGTGAGGTGGGTGGTTTCTGATATGGATGGTGATAGTgcgtgtgacggccccacttctccctaa